A window from Variovorax sp. PBL-E5 encodes these proteins:
- a CDS encoding pyridoxal phosphate-dependent aminotransferase — MRISKRAERIEPFYVMEVAKAAATLACEVAHTERPMIFLNIGEPDFTAPPLVQEAAARAVRAGATQYTQATGLDRLRERISGWYAERFGVDVPARRIVITAGASAALQLACLALIEAGDEVLLPDPSYPCNRHFVTAADGRAVLIPTTAAERFQLSAAKVEAAWTPHTRGVLLASPSNPTGTSIAPDELRRIHDVVTRRGGITLIDEIYLGLSYDATYGQTALAIDDQVISINSFSKYFNMTGWRLGWLVVPDVLVPAIERLAQNLFICASTVSQHAALACFEADSITEYERRRAEFKARRDWFIPQLDALGLKVPVVPDGAFYAWADCSAFGEKLGISGSWDFAFEAMKQAHVAITPGRDFGTDQTGRFVRFSTASSMAHLEESVARLRAWASAAIAA, encoded by the coding sequence GTGAGGATTTCGAAGCGCGCCGAGCGCATCGAGCCTTTCTATGTGATGGAGGTCGCCAAGGCCGCCGCCACGCTGGCATGCGAGGTGGCGCACACCGAGCGGCCGATGATCTTCCTCAACATCGGCGAGCCCGATTTCACCGCGCCGCCGCTGGTGCAGGAAGCCGCCGCACGGGCCGTGCGCGCCGGCGCGACGCAGTACACGCAGGCCACGGGACTCGACCGCCTGCGAGAGCGCATCAGCGGCTGGTATGCCGAGCGCTTCGGCGTCGACGTGCCGGCGCGTCGCATCGTCATCACGGCCGGCGCATCGGCCGCGCTGCAGCTGGCCTGCCTCGCGCTGATCGAGGCCGGCGACGAAGTGCTGCTGCCCGATCCGAGCTATCCCTGCAACCGCCATTTCGTCACCGCGGCCGACGGCCGCGCCGTGCTCATCCCGACCACCGCGGCCGAACGCTTCCAGCTCAGCGCCGCGAAAGTCGAAGCCGCCTGGACCCCGCACACGCGCGGCGTGCTGCTGGCCTCGCCGTCCAACCCGACCGGCACCTCGATCGCGCCCGACGAACTGCGCCGCATCCACGACGTCGTCACGCGGCGCGGCGGCATCACGCTGATCGACGAGATCTACCTTGGCCTCTCGTACGACGCCACCTATGGCCAGACCGCGCTCGCCATCGACGACCAGGTCATCAGCATCAACAGCTTCAGCAAGTACTTCAACATGACCGGCTGGCGCCTCGGCTGGCTGGTGGTGCCCGACGTTCTCGTGCCGGCGATCGAGCGGCTGGCGCAGAACCTCTTCATCTGCGCCAGCACCGTCTCGCAGCATGCGGCACTGGCCTGCTTCGAGGCCGACAGCATCACCGAATACGAACGACGCCGCGCCGAGTTCAAGGCCCGGCGCGACTGGTTCATTCCGCAGCTCGATGCGCTGGGCCTCAAGGTGCCGGTGGTGCCCGACGGCGCCTTCTATGCCTGGGCCGATTGCTCGGCCTTCGGCGAGAAGCTCGGCATTTCCGGCAGCTGGGATTTCGCCTTCGAGGCCATGAAGCAGGCGCATGTCGCCATCACGCCCGGCCGCGACTTCGGCACCGACCAGACCGGCCGCTTCGTTCGCTTCTCGACGGCCAGCTCGATGGCCCATCTCGAGGAATCGGTCGCGCGGCTGCGCGCATGGGCCAGTGCGGCCATCGCCGCATGA
- the nusB gene encoding transcription antitermination factor NusB encodes MTESTKAENNGKPRQSRTGLTSTGARKASAKSNRSRAREFALQALYQHLVGRNEAAAIDEFTRDLAGFHKADAAHYDALLHGSIEGADRLDALIVPLLDRKLEEISPIEHAVMWIGVYEFQHCLDVPWRVVLNECIELAKEFGGTDGHKYVNAVLNGLAPQLRPAEVEADRASGKARP; translated from the coding sequence ATGACCGAATCCACCAAGGCCGAGAACAACGGCAAGCCGCGCCAGTCGCGCACCGGCCTCACCAGCACCGGCGCGCGCAAGGCCTCCGCCAAGTCGAACCGCAGCCGCGCCCGCGAGTTCGCGCTGCAGGCGCTCTACCAGCACCTCGTCGGACGCAACGAGGCCGCGGCGATCGACGAGTTCACGCGCGACCTCGCTGGCTTCCACAAGGCCGATGCGGCGCACTATGACGCGCTGCTGCACGGATCGATCGAAGGCGCTGATCGGCTCGACGCGCTCATCGTGCCGCTGCTCGACCGCAAGCTCGAGGAGATCTCGCCGATCGAGCACGCGGTGATGTGGATCGGCGTCTACGAATTCCAGCACTGCCTCGACGTGCCATGGCGCGTGGTGCTCAACGAGTGCATCGAACTCGCGAAGGAATTCGGCGGCACCGACGGCCACAAGTACGTGAATGCGGTGCTCAACGGGCTCGCGCCGCAGCTGCGGCCGGCCGAGGTCGAAGCCGACCGCGCCAGCGGAAAGGCCCGGCCGTGA
- the tolA gene encoding cell envelope integrity protein TolA: MSLAADRPEFAPPPQRGTPRAVVLALIAHALLIAALTWGVNWKREAEDEAVEAELWSSTVQQAAPRLSAPPTPVPPAPAPRPAPPPPPPPPPPPQAVKPPEPTPAPRAPDIALEREKKQKEQKEQKERELEQQAQQQKKLDAAKKAAQDKKDAEARQRAEDEAERKKEEQQKQAELKKQQDAAAKQAEAAKKKEADAKQAAQLAADRAATLKRMQGLAGASGDDNSKGTALKSSGPSGSYGGRVAAAVRPNVVFPDADLVSGNPGAEFDVRLAPDGTIVGTPTLTKSSGLPAWDEAALRALEKTEKLPRDIDGTVPPRLIVTLKPKR, translated from the coding sequence ATGTCGCTCGCCGCCGACCGCCCCGAGTTCGCACCGCCGCCGCAGCGCGGCACGCCGCGCGCCGTGGTGCTTGCGCTGATCGCGCACGCGCTGCTGATCGCGGCGCTGACCTGGGGCGTGAACTGGAAGCGCGAAGCGGAGGACGAGGCGGTCGAGGCCGAGCTGTGGTCTTCGACCGTGCAGCAGGCCGCGCCACGGCTGTCGGCGCCGCCGACGCCCGTGCCGCCTGCGCCGGCCCCGAGGCCCGCGCCACCGCCGCCTCCGCCACCTCCCCCACCACCGCAGGCCGTGAAGCCGCCCGAGCCCACGCCCGCGCCGCGCGCGCCCGACATCGCCCTCGAGCGCGAGAAGAAGCAAAAGGAACAGAAAGAGCAGAAGGAGCGCGAGCTCGAGCAGCAGGCGCAACAGCAGAAGAAGCTCGACGCCGCCAAGAAGGCCGCGCAGGACAAGAAGGACGCCGAAGCCAGGCAGCGCGCCGAGGACGAGGCCGAGCGCAAGAAGGAAGAGCAGCAGAAGCAGGCCGAGCTGAAGAAGCAGCAGGACGCCGCGGCCAAGCAGGCCGAAGCGGCGAAGAAGAAAGAGGCCGACGCCAAGCAGGCGGCACAGCTGGCGGCGGACCGCGCAGCCACGCTCAAGCGCATGCAGGGCCTCGCGGGCGCAAGCGGCGACGACAACTCGAAGGGAACGGCGCTGAAGTCCTCGGGCCCGTCGGGCAGCTACGGCGGCCGGGTCGCGGCGGCCGTGCGGCCCAACGTGGTGTTCCCCGATGCCGATCTGGTGAGCGGCAATCCGGGCGCGGAGTTCGATGTGCGTCTGGCGCCCGATGGCACCATCGTCGGCACGCCCACGCTGACCAAGTCCAGTGGCCTGCCCGCCTGGGACGAAGCCGCGCTGCGTGCCCTGGAGAAGACGGAGAAGCTGCCGCGCGACATCGACGGCACCGTGCCGCCACGGCTGATCGTCACGCTGAAGCCCAAGCGCTGA
- the ribH gene encoding 6,7-dimethyl-8-ribityllumazine synthase codes for MQHANKGTGAPLDGKGLRIGIVQARFNEDITDALAKACRSELAALGVADDDIDHFSVPGALEVPVALQALARRGRYHALIALGCIIRGETYHFELVANESGASVSRVALDHRLPIANAILTTENLEQAIARQTDKGRDAARVAVEMAQLLATFS; via the coding sequence ATGCAACACGCGAACAAGGGCACCGGTGCGCCGCTCGACGGCAAGGGCCTGCGCATCGGCATCGTGCAGGCGCGCTTCAATGAAGACATCACCGATGCGCTGGCGAAGGCCTGCCGCAGCGAACTCGCCGCGCTGGGCGTGGCCGATGACGACATCGACCACTTCAGCGTGCCCGGCGCACTCGAAGTGCCGGTCGCCTTGCAGGCGCTGGCCCGGCGCGGGCGCTATCACGCGCTGATCGCGCTGGGTTGCATCATCCGCGGAGAAACCTATCACTTCGAACTGGTGGCCAACGAATCGGGCGCCAGCGTGAGCCGCGTCGCGCTCGACCATCGCCTCCCGATCGCCAACGCGATCCTCACCACCGAGAACCTCGAACAGGCGATCGCCCGGCAGACCGACAAGGGCCGCGACGCGGCACGCGTCGCTGTCGAGATGGCGCAACTGCTCGCCACCTTTTCATGA
- a CDS encoding YbgC/FadM family acyl-CoA thioesterase: MTFVFPIRVYWEDTDAGGIVFYANYLKFMERARTEWLRSLGVAQGRLREESGGIFVVSETQLKYHRPARLDDELLVTADLREIGSASLIIGQRVLSKSEQGRAEGVSPEPLLLCEGTIRIGWVDAVTLRPSRMPRQVSGTLERYAGSMSQPHQP, translated from the coding sequence ATGACTTTTGTCTTTCCCATCCGCGTCTACTGGGAAGACACCGATGCCGGCGGCATCGTGTTCTATGCCAACTACCTGAAGTTCATGGAGCGCGCGCGCACCGAATGGCTTCGTTCGCTGGGCGTCGCCCAGGGCCGGCTGCGCGAGGAAAGTGGCGGCATCTTCGTGGTCAGCGAGACGCAGCTCAAGTACCATCGCCCGGCGCGGCTCGACGACGAACTGCTGGTTACAGCCGATCTGCGGGAGATCGGCTCCGCGTCGCTGATAATCGGTCAACGCGTGCTATCAAAATCAGAGCAAGGCCGTGCCGAGGGCGTTTCGCCCGAGCCCTTGCTGCTGTGCGAGGGCACGATCCGGATCGGCTGGGTCGATGCCGTCACGCTCCGACCTTCGCGTATGCCGCGGCAAGTTTCGGGAACCCTCGAGCGCTATGCGGGCTCCATGTCTCAACCTCATCAGCCATGA
- the tolQ gene encoding protein TolQ — MNQELSILNLLVHASLPVQFVVALLLIVSVASWAAIFRKFFSLKRTRALNDDFEREFWSGTSLNELFASAAQNAKFAGPMERIFASGMREYQKLRERHVSDAGTLLDGARRAMRASFQRELDAIEQNLSFLATVGSVSPYVGLFGTVWGIMHAFTGLAALAQVTLSTVAPGIAEALVATAIGLFAAIPAVVAYNRFAREIDKIAIALETFIEEFSNILQRNLTAHVNPASVTPATGR; from the coding sequence ATGAATCAAGAACTGTCGATCCTCAATCTCCTGGTCCATGCCAGTCTTCCGGTGCAGTTTGTGGTGGCGCTGCTGCTCATCGTGTCGGTTGCCAGCTGGGCTGCCATCTTCCGCAAGTTCTTCTCGCTCAAGCGCACGCGCGCGCTCAACGACGACTTCGAGCGCGAGTTCTGGTCCGGCACCAGCCTGAACGAACTCTTCGCGTCCGCCGCGCAGAACGCCAAGTTCGCCGGCCCGATGGAGCGCATCTTCGCTTCCGGCATGCGCGAATACCAGAAGCTGCGCGAACGCCACGTCAGCGATGCCGGCACCCTGCTCGACGGCGCGCGCCGCGCGATGCGGGCGAGCTTCCAGCGCGAACTCGACGCGATCGAGCAGAACCTCTCCTTCCTGGCCACCGTCGGCTCGGTCTCGCCCTATGTCGGCCTGTTCGGCACCGTGTGGGGGATCATGCATGCCTTCACCGGCCTGGCGGCGCTCGCGCAGGTCACGCTCTCGACCGTGGCGCCCGGCATCGCCGAGGCCCTGGTCGCCACCGCCATCGGCCTGTTCGCAGCCATTCCGGCCGTGGTGGCCTACAACCGCTTCGCACGCGAGATCGACAAGATCGCGATCGCGCTCGAGACCTTCATCGAAGAGTTCTCGAACATCCTGCAGCGCAACCTGACGGCGCACGTCAACCCGGCCTCGGTCACGCCGGCCACCGGGCGCTGA
- a CDS encoding ExbD/TolR family protein, which produces MPAMSSRGRGRRTINEINMVPFIDVMLVLLIIFMVTAPLITPSVINLPSVDRANKQPDKPIEIVIKSDDEVQIKKDPSMGSGGISIPMTQIGSAAKTAQGGDDQRPVIISADKSVKYETVVKAMNQLKRSGVDRVGLSVTTTGAR; this is translated from the coding sequence ATGCCCGCCATGTCCTCCCGCGGCCGAGGCCGCCGCACGATCAACGAGATCAACATGGTCCCGTTCATCGACGTGATGCTGGTGCTCTTGATCATTTTCATGGTCACGGCGCCGCTGATCACGCCGAGCGTGATCAACCTGCCGAGCGTCGACCGCGCCAACAAGCAGCCCGACAAGCCGATCGAGATCGTCATCAAGAGCGACGACGAAGTGCAGATCAAGAAGGATCCGTCGATGGGCAGCGGCGGCATTTCCATTCCGATGACGCAGATCGGCTCGGCCGCCAAGACCGCGCAGGGCGGCGACGACCAGCGCCCGGTGATCATCAGTGCCGACAAGTCCGTCAAGTACGAAACCGTGGTCAAGGCGATGAACCAGCTCAAGCGCAGCGGCGTCGACCGCGTCGGGCTGTCGGTCACGACCACCGGCGCCAGGTAA